The window AATTTGTCAACTTATTGGCTAAGGCAGTGCGAGGACTCATGACTTGAGCCTGAGTCAATTGCAGTTCGCTGGTGACCTGCTTTAAGGCACTTACAATGGGTTCACCTCGATGGAGAGCTTGAACGGATATGCTGATGGGCAGACGTGGTCCGTTGGATTTGCGACCAAATGTTTTGCCAATCGCATGCATGCTGGCTGTGCTCTCGATCTCCGATTTGGTGCGGATGAAACGACGTGGATTAAGTGTCGGAGCgggtatatttttttgtttaccgTTGGCTGTACAGGAGCTATTGGAGGTGCTGGTGGTAACGGAAACGTTTCGTAAACTACGCCACTTGCGTTCACTGATGACGGGAGCTGTAGCCGGAGCACTTAGTGTCTCCGGTTTCTCCAAAGTGTTCTCATTGCCACTGGTGCTGTAGTTTTTGAttagaattttaaatttcttctCTGTGTGTTCTGCCTGCTGACCAATGGAGGAGCTACTCAGGCGGGGACCACAACTGCGTTGGCGTTTGGGAGGTAAAGCCGTGTTTGAAGTCGCTGATGATGATAGCTCCCCGCCAGAAGGTGGAATTCGTTTATGTGAGGCACTTAACAATTGGGTAATGGAACGTCCAGCTTGCTTCAATATATATGGATACCCTGGAGGAGGAGGTGCTGCAACTGTAGATGGCGGTTTCATGGAGCTCACCAAAGATGACTGTTGATTACTAAGACTACTGCGACTGCTATTCAATGGTTCCACCATATATTTCTCCATATACTCAGTTGCATTGAAAGTGGGCATGGCTCGGTGTATTCGGGATATTGTTGTTGAGGGTAAAATGGCTGAACGTTGGCGAAAGACACTGCTGGTGGCCAGGCTCCGTTCTCTGCGTTGCTGCTGATAATAGTAATGGTTATGACCATGATTGACCTTATGCAACATTTGCTTGCCCTTGACAAACAAATTTAGACCCATGTAGGCGGGAGTGGGAGGCACCACCTGGCGATAGGCTAACTCAAAATTACCCATTTCCGATTTGGGATCCGTACGCCGATCTATAACCActagaaaatagaaaataaattgcCAATCTTTAATGTTTTACTTGTAAACTCAATCTCCCTTACCTTTTACCACATCCTCCAAACACTGCGGACACATGCGTGCCGTCACACTTGTTGTGGCTCCTAAATCTGGACTGGAATTGATCTCAATCAACCAGGGATAAAAGTTCTCACATATCATAAAGTCGGCCCCAAATAACTCAAAGGTATTCGGCCTTCGATCCATATTCTCCTGCGATGCTAACATACAACCAACTATCGCTTTGCGCATCCCGGGAAATATCCGTTCTAGCCACATGTTGTATTTGCCTATTTGCCGCAGATAAGCCTGGAATGAGTAGCAATCCCACATGTTCTCACTGGGCAATCGTTTATCTCGTTTCCCATTCGTGTATTTCTTTTGTATGGCATAGTTGGTGAGATGCACGGACTCGTGATGATTGCTCAGACTGTATTCCTGTGAACTGAAACGCAAGTAGCTCTCGCGATAGAACCAAACTACCAATGGCTGGAGAAAAATTGCATACTTCAGGTGAGAAAAGGCAAGCAAATGATATAATGATATTACCTGTGTATTCGTTATGAGAAACCATTGGCGTATATCGAATTTGGTTTGAAACAATATGAGCGGTCTTTCTGCAAAAATTAaccacaaaaatatatttataactgtctttatttttgattttatagtGAAATATTCGAATGGTAGTGTAAGGTCACAGGATTATGTTTTGTAAAATGTAAGGACTGACTAGTGTGTGCCAAGAAAATTTGATCCTACTCTTCTTATTTTCTATAAAGCTCTTGTCGTAGAATAACCTAAATGGCTTAGGATCCATCTCAAACTACTTCTGTTGGACATGAGATTGTTGAGATTTTGGTTGGttcttattaaaaaaatatagagcCCAACATATGTATGAGTTGCCTTGTGATAGGAGCTGCTTAagataagaaataaataaatttacatatcACATACTAACATAACAATTTGTAATACCACTTATTAGAAAAAAGAAGCACATTGATTGGTTGAATGATGTTTCTTCTATCCAAGCCAATGATGAAAAAGGATCAGTCATTTTCAAGATATTCAAAAAATGTAACATTAAGTTTTTTAAGGTATATTTAAGGATGTCGTGACTATTTCAACGATAcagttttttagtttaatttttaaaattttgtcaCACTGTGCAATCTGTTTTGGTTTTCTTAAGATTTTCACATAAAAATGTTAAcataaaattcaatatatatttgtaagCTACGGAAAACTTATAAGGTAAAACATAAAATTATTAACCAactaaaaaattttcaaaaactacaaattttttttaaagttttaaatcCTTATTTTACTGCAAAGtagatttaaaataaattaagatTGTTAATTTTAGTAAGTAGGTTTGTTTTATCAACATTAGTCCGAATTactctttaaaatttattttccaatgaatatcttaaaattgaaaaaaaagggTTGAAAATATTGCCTACTTTCTTGCGCATCGCCTAATTATGCTTTTTACCATAAAGAATTTTTGCATGGGAATTAACTGGGATGAGTTCTTAATGAAGGCAGGATAGTTTGCCTGTTAAAAATATAACAGATTTAGATGTACGAATTCGGtagaaaatgttttatttgtttatgtgAGGTCCATTTATTCAAAGGCTGATTAACTCTAGCCTAACTTATATAATAATCAAACTTAAGAGACACCACTTTTCGGCCAGATAGCATGTGAATACTTATTAAGGCCAAAATAAATGGTTATTGTAAACATTTGAGGTAAGATTGAAAATCAATTGGCCAACTTGTTGCACCGACTGAACTAACATACCAAGTAATAAccgtaaaacaaattataaatgctgccagccagccagccaaatAGCAGCGATTGCGTTTTTAGGCCAAatattgcacatatgtacatacatatgtatgtctgcGGGTAAGTAAGTATGTAATATGTAAAGTACATATGCATAAACATATTGAATATATGTGTGTTTCCTTGAATGGATATATGCGTGGCGTGCAGACACCACAACTGACGTTTTGAGCTTCCGAAATGGGCTACTAGAGTTGGCATCATATGTAAGAAGGaagaacaaaatatacaaaatatcaaCTGGAACAGTGGCGGCGGCCTGATTTGTGACCTAGTTCTTGATATGTTTGTTTGTAGCGTTTATGCCCAGAAACTTGAGACTGCACTACCATCAGCATAAGTAGTACACATAAAGCATAACTAAGCTTTAACTAAATGGGTGTATTGCCATTTTATGACAGCAATTGCACTCAGTTGTTTAATGAACAGACATCTAGCACAAGTTCTGTCTATATATAGGACTTACATACAATTAGTCTCTCTGTATCTACTGCAAAGTAAAGACTTAAGCCTTTTCCAAAGaactttttctttgtttttcgcCCACTTGAACTTACCAATGTACTTCTGCACAACGTAACGACTTTTCGATGCTATCGACGGATTGACTACAcccaaaattttctttaaattatcCATTAAAAGTATGCCACGACCACGACATTTGTTTGCCGGCTTAACAATCCACAAATTCTGATATCCATCCAAACTGTATTGGGGCCAATGgattttcattttgtctaTTAGCAAGAGGCAGGTCTTTATCATGTTCTCTAAACGCTGGCCATCGTGTTGGATGCGTCCATCCTCATTGACCAACTGATGATGCTGATAGAGAAAAGCATCCCAATCGTGTTCCCATATCTTTGGTGGATCTTCGTAGTCGATATCATTATGCTGACAGCTGTCAATATATTCAACGAGTCGCTTGTAGGCAAAGTCAATGGAGGAGTAGGGAATTTTGCCGCTCGATGAGAAAACGGCTTCGCTGCCCTGTTTATGAAATTTACAGAGCATGGCCCTTAAATAGGCCACACAAGCGGTTAACTTAAAATTATCAATAAATTCGCCCAACTCCTCGGGACTCCAAAC is drawn from Drosophila willistoni isolate 14030-0811.24 chromosome 2R unlocalized genomic scaffold, UCI_dwil_1.1 Seg167, whole genome shotgun sequence and contains these coding sequences:
- the LOC6643960 gene encoding tubulin glycylase 3A, with the translated sequence MQTRPSSEPQRGKVLDSSDAELKQKEPLKCSSATLQKKKVVTAVDEMPPAPPSTPATATLVPLNVPIIQLTPAIENCAGKPVTVLPSTCPPPPPLAPSSAKETNLSDNNNNNNNNKDNNNKENLPSRTLSKSNIAPLGAPTNYVARRTWITTDRMNELRRKAQEAAKQNKIFTIRGCFNSVRNALLARGWVEKLDVHRKVVPAGQMTYEDLTQRLPKRKAGETRRQYILKCERNIMSRFLEHMPVDFLWTNRKEKCDYIDQAKNPGMTINKFHRAPFTSKEGLCNQLRDFHWFYEDGTAEMYFPRCYNVWSPEELGEFIDNFKLTACVAYLRAMLCKFHKQGSEAVFSSSGKIPYSSIDFAYKRLVEYIDSCQHNDIDYEDPPKIWEHDWDAFLYQHHQLVNEDGRIQHDGQRLENMIKTCLLLIDKMKIHWPQYSLDGYQNLWIVKPANKCRGRGILLMDNLKKILGVVNPSIASKSRYVVQKYIERPLILFQTKFDIRQWFLITNTQPLVVWFYRESYLRFSSQEYSLSNHHESVHLTNYAIQKKYTNGKRDKRLPSENMWDCYSFQAYLRQIGKYNMWLERIFPGMRKAIVGCMLASQENMDRRPNTFELFGADFMICENFYPWLIEINSSPDLGATTSVTARMCPQCLEDVVKVVIDRRTDPKSEMGNFELAYRQVVPPTPAYMGLNLFVKGKQMLHKVNHGHNHYYYQQQRRERSLATSSVFRQRSAILPSTTISRIHRAMPTFNATEYMEKYMVEPLNSSRSSLSNQQSSLVSSMKPPSTVAAPPPPGYPYILKQAGRSITQLLSASHKRIPPSGGELSSSATSNTALPPKRQRSCGPRLSSSSIGQQAEHTEKKFKILIKNYSTSGNENTLEKPETLSAPATAPVISERKWRSLRNVSVTTSTSNSSCTANGKQKNIPAPTLNPRRFIRTKSEIESTASMHAIGKTFGRKSNGPRLPISISVQALHRGEPIVSALKQVTSELQLTQAQVMSPRTALANKLTNSLLTVPPPAPTALPLGSASSM